A single window of Kitasatospora sp. HUAS MG31 DNA harbors:
- the polX gene encoding DNA polymerase/3'-5' exonuclease PolX, which translates to MARLNDEVGALLQEIADLILLTGGDAFRARSYEKAARAVGGYHADLATLDAKGLRDIPGVGTSTAGKITEYLSTGRMAKLDELRAQVPPGVREIMAIPTVGPKTAALIHRELGVSTVDELRAAAEQDRLGDLPGLGEKTAENIRHGIDQLRSGGGRALLDTAMELAEEIVASVGALPECHRCAYAGSLRRMRPTVGDVDVLATAEDSRPLMDALTRLPFVTEVLAAGPTKTSVRTSRGLQIDLRVVPPEDWGAAMVYFTGSKAHNIALRARAVKAGLKLSEYGLFRLTERGDRGSEGEKIASRTEEEVYAALGLPWIPPTLREDRGEIAAALAGELPDLVTVRDIRGDLHTHTDLTDGLAPLEEMLAAAAERGYAYYAVTDHAPNLAMQRMTDEKMLAQRDQVRALDRRYRGMRVLHGTELNIDRDGEVDWPPAFLAGFDLCVASVHSHFRADRDVQTRRLVRACENPHVHVIGHPTTRMLGRRQPIDVDLDAVYAACARTGTALEVNASPERLDLGDEQIMAARRHGVRFAVNTDAHATTHLDNLRYGVGAAQRGWLTADEVVNTWSLTRLRQFLRKRPAG; encoded by the coding sequence ATGGCCCGGCTCAACGACGAGGTCGGCGCGCTGCTGCAGGAGATCGCCGACCTCATCCTGCTCACCGGCGGGGACGCCTTCCGGGCACGGTCCTACGAGAAGGCGGCCCGGGCCGTCGGCGGCTACCACGCGGACCTCGCCACCCTGGACGCCAAGGGGCTGCGGGACATCCCCGGAGTCGGCACCTCCACCGCCGGCAAGATCACCGAGTACCTCTCCACCGGCCGGATGGCCAAACTGGACGAGCTGCGCGCCCAGGTCCCGCCCGGGGTCCGCGAGATCATGGCGATCCCGACCGTCGGCCCCAAGACCGCCGCGCTGATCCACCGCGAGCTGGGCGTCTCCACCGTGGACGAGCTCCGGGCCGCCGCCGAACAGGACCGCCTCGGCGACCTGCCCGGCCTCGGCGAGAAGACCGCCGAGAACATCCGCCACGGCATCGACCAGCTGCGCAGCGGCGGCGGCCGGGCCCTGCTCGACACCGCCATGGAACTCGCCGAGGAGATCGTCGCCTCGGTCGGCGCGCTGCCCGAGTGCCACCGCTGCGCGTACGCCGGCTCGCTGCGCCGGATGCGCCCGACCGTCGGCGACGTGGACGTGCTCGCCACCGCCGAGGACTCCCGGCCGCTGATGGACGCGCTCACCCGGCTCCCGTTCGTCACCGAGGTCCTGGCCGCCGGCCCCACCAAGACCTCCGTGCGCACCTCCCGCGGCCTGCAGATCGACCTGAGGGTGGTGCCGCCCGAGGACTGGGGCGCCGCGATGGTCTACTTCACCGGCTCCAAGGCCCACAACATCGCCCTGCGCGCCCGTGCGGTGAAGGCCGGCCTCAAGCTCTCCGAGTACGGCCTGTTCCGGCTGACCGAGCGGGGCGACCGCGGCAGCGAGGGCGAGAAGATCGCCTCCCGCACCGAGGAGGAGGTGTACGCCGCCCTCGGCCTGCCGTGGATCCCGCCCACGCTCCGCGAGGACCGCGGCGAGATCGCCGCCGCGCTCGCCGGCGAGCTGCCGGACCTGGTCACCGTCCGCGACATCCGCGGCGACCTGCACACCCACACCGACCTCACCGACGGGCTCGCCCCGCTGGAGGAGATGCTGGCCGCCGCCGCGGAGCGCGGCTACGCCTACTACGCCGTCACCGACCACGCCCCGAACCTGGCGATGCAGCGGATGACGGACGAGAAGATGCTCGCCCAGCGGGACCAGGTCAGGGCGTTGGACCGCCGCTACCGCGGCATGCGGGTGCTGCACGGCACCGAGCTCAACATCGACCGCGACGGCGAGGTGGACTGGCCGCCCGCCTTCCTGGCCGGCTTCGACCTCTGCGTGGCCTCCGTCCACTCCCACTTCCGCGCCGACCGGGACGTCCAGACCCGCCGGCTGGTCCGCGCCTGCGAGAACCCGCACGTGCACGTGATCGGCCACCCCACCACCCGGATGCTGGGCCGCCGGCAGCCGATCGACGTCGACCTGGACGCGGTGTACGCCGCCTGCGCCCGCACCGGCACCGCGCTGGAGGTGAACGCCTCCCCCGAGCGGCTCGACCTCGGCGACGAGCAGATCATGGCCGCCCGCCGGCACGGCGTCCGGTTCGCCGTGAACACCGACGCCCACGCCACCACCCACCTGGATAACCTGCGGTACGGCGTCGGCGCCGCCCAGCGGGGCTGGCTCACCGCCGACGAGGTGGTCAACACCTGGTCGCTGACCCGGCTGCGGCAGTTCCTGCGGAAACGCCCGGCGGGGTAG
- a CDS encoding S41 family peptidase, translated as MTTTQEILDVALAKIGEGYVFPERAAEVDRAIRERLAAGEYDGLAGPELCTRVTADFQEVCPDKHLRLLWQDEPQSLTEQESEEESRARWAAIYRADNYGIRRVEQLDGNIGYLDIRSIPDAVEGGRAFAAAMELVAVTDALVIDLRKCRGGSPDGVALWCSYLFPDGEVHLNDIYERATDSTRQFWTVAHLPAPRYLDRPVYVLTSGFTFSGGEEIAYNLQTQKRATLVGETTRGGAHPTDWMPVTEHISVTVPAARSINPVTGTNWEGVGVVPDLPVPADDALDTALTHLREAK; from the coding sequence ATGACGACCACTCAGGAGATACTCGACGTAGCCCTCGCCAAGATCGGCGAGGGCTACGTGTTCCCCGAGCGCGCCGCCGAGGTCGACCGCGCGATCCGCGAACGCCTCGCCGCCGGCGAGTACGACGGGCTGGCCGGCCCGGAGCTCTGCACCCGGGTGACCGCCGACTTCCAGGAGGTCTGCCCCGACAAGCACCTGCGGCTGCTGTGGCAGGACGAGCCCCAGTCCCTCACCGAGCAGGAGTCGGAGGAGGAGTCGCGGGCCCGCTGGGCGGCGATCTACCGCGCCGACAACTACGGCATCCGCCGGGTCGAGCAGCTCGACGGCAACATCGGGTACCTGGACATCCGGTCCATCCCCGACGCGGTCGAGGGCGGGCGGGCCTTCGCCGCCGCGATGGAGCTGGTCGCGGTGACCGACGCCCTGGTCATCGACCTGCGGAAGTGCCGCGGCGGCTCGCCGGACGGCGTCGCCCTGTGGTGCAGCTACCTCTTCCCGGACGGCGAGGTGCACCTCAACGACATCTACGAGCGCGCCACCGACTCCACCCGCCAGTTCTGGACGGTCGCGCACCTGCCCGCCCCGCGCTACCTGGACCGGCCGGTCTACGTGCTCACCAGCGGGTTCACCTTCTCGGGCGGCGAGGAGATCGCCTACAACCTCCAGACCCAGAAGCGGGCCACCCTGGTCGGCGAGACCACCCGCGGCGGCGCCCACCCCACCGACTGGATGCCCGTCACCGAACACATCTCGGTCACCGTCCCCGCCGCCCGCTCGATCAACCCCGTCACCGGCACCAACTGGGAGGGCGTCGGCGTCGTCCCCGACCTCCCCGTCCCCGCCGACGACGCCCTCGACACGGCCCTCACCCACCTCCGCGAAGCCAAGTAG
- a CDS encoding carboxymuconolactone decarboxylase family protein, with protein MTTAQTARTTQTAQTAQTVQIAQRMDFAAVAPAVFKAVLALDTAARKGLDPVLLELVQIRASQINRCAYCIEYHTTDARKGGEREERIHQLVAWEESSLYTARERAALALTEAVTRLPDGVPDAVYAEAARHFEEAELAQLIALILTVNTWNRMNVTTRKTPGTT; from the coding sequence ATGACAACCGCTCAGACCGCTCGGACCACTCAGACCGCCCAGACCGCCCAGACCGTCCAGATCGCTCAGCGGATGGACTTCGCCGCCGTCGCCCCCGCCGTCTTCAAGGCCGTCCTCGCCCTCGACACCGCCGCCCGCAAGGGCCTCGACCCGGTGCTGCTGGAGCTGGTGCAGATCCGGGCCTCGCAGATCAACCGGTGCGCGTACTGCATCGAGTACCACACCACCGACGCCCGCAAGGGCGGCGAACGCGAGGAGCGGATCCACCAGCTCGTCGCCTGGGAGGAGTCCAGCCTGTACACCGCGCGGGAGCGGGCCGCGCTGGCCCTCACCGAGGCGGTCACCCGGCTGCCCGACGGCGTCCCGGACGCGGTCTACGCGGAGGCCGCCCGGCACTTCGAGGAGGCGGAGCTGGCCCAGCTGATCGCGCTGATCCTCACCGTCAACACCTGGAACCGGATGAACGTCACCACCCGCAAGACCCCCGGCACCACCTGA
- a CDS encoding IclR family transcriptional regulator domain-containing protein, whose protein sequence is MSQTVTRALRLLAELGEGERSLDQLAELIGVHKTTVLRLLQTLEEERFVHRDAAYRYHLGAGLFALSSLALEQRGIRRIAAPHLAELNAATGHTVHLAAYEGGEVVYIDKYDSRHPVRMYSRIGLRAGLHCTAVAKVLLADLPPAGRRRVAGAIEYTPHTANTLAGPRELLAELETVAARGWAQDRAEHESFINCVAAPVRDAGGRVAAAVSISVPDVVLPYEQVLELVPRLLACARAASADAGAPPHDHPSAPPATAGHRGGTMSEKTEIRTDGAPAPAWLFSQGVRRGPILQVSGQGPQDPATGAYLYPGDVKAQTRRTLENVRAIVEAGGGTVADVVMFRVYLTERAHFPAMNEAYAEFLAQHLAPEEVKPCRTTVFVGLPQESMLVEIDAQAVVTG, encoded by the coding sequence ATGAGCCAGACCGTCACCCGCGCCCTGCGCCTGCTCGCCGAACTCGGCGAGGGAGAGCGCTCCCTCGACCAGTTGGCCGAGCTGATCGGCGTGCACAAGACCACCGTGCTGCGGCTGCTGCAGACCCTGGAGGAGGAGCGGTTCGTCCACCGCGACGCCGCCTACCGCTACCACCTGGGCGCCGGCCTGTTCGCCCTCTCCAGCCTGGCCCTGGAGCAGCGCGGCATCCGCCGGATCGCCGCACCGCACCTGGCCGAGCTCAACGCCGCCACCGGGCACACCGTGCACCTGGCCGCGTACGAGGGCGGCGAGGTGGTCTACATCGACAAGTACGACTCCCGGCACCCGGTCCGGATGTACTCGCGGATCGGCCTGCGCGCCGGGCTGCACTGCACGGCCGTCGCCAAGGTGCTGCTCGCCGACCTGCCGCCGGCCGGGCGCCGCCGGGTCGCGGGGGCGATCGAGTACACCCCGCACACCGCGAACACCCTGGCCGGGCCGCGCGAGCTGCTCGCCGAGCTGGAGACGGTCGCGGCCCGCGGCTGGGCGCAGGACCGCGCCGAGCACGAGTCGTTCATCAACTGCGTCGCCGCCCCCGTCCGGGACGCCGGCGGCCGGGTCGCCGCCGCCGTCTCGATATCGGTGCCCGACGTGGTGCTGCCGTACGAGCAGGTGCTGGAGCTGGTGCCCCGGCTGCTCGCCTGCGCCCGGGCGGCCTCCGCCGACGCGGGCGCGCCCCCGCACGACCACCCGTCCGCACCGCCGGCCACCGCCGGCCACCGCGGAGGAACGATGAGCGAGAAGACCGAGATCCGTACCGACGGCGCCCCCGCGCCGGCCTGGCTGTTCTCCCAGGGCGTCCGCAGGGGCCCGATCCTCCAGGTCTCCGGGCAGGGCCCGCAGGACCCGGCGACCGGCGCGTACCTGTACCCGGGGGACGTGAAGGCGCAGACCCGGCGGACCCTGGAGAACGTCCGGGCGATCGTGGAGGCCGGCGGCGGCACGGTGGCGGACGTGGTGATGTTCCGGGTGTACCTCACCGAGCGGGCGCACTTCCCGGCGATGAACGAGGCCTACGCCGAGTTCCTGGCGCAGCACCTGGCGCCGGAGGAGGTGAAGCCCTGCCGGACCACGGTGTTCGTGGGGCTGCCGCAGGAGTCGATGCTGGTGGAGATCGACGCCCAGGCGGTGGTCACCGGCTGA
- a CDS encoding PLP-dependent aminotransferase family protein, protein MADRRGNSEGGGADLHVELSGPGGPREQLMRALREAIVSGRLAAGTRLPPYRGLARDLGVALNTVGAAYAELVAEGWLTARQGSGTRVARRTDPLPSGTGPRRSAPPARRPVYDLMPSSPDAAAFPRAAWLAAGRRALTAAPNAAFGVGDPRGRVELRECLTGYLARARGVRTAPHRIVVCAGFAHALRLLAAVLPGPVAVESYGLGFHRSLLTGAGLATPPLPVDADGAVVAELPGTGASAVLLTPAHQYPTGGPLHPGRRAAVVDWARSTGGLVLEDDYDGEFRYDRQPVGSLQSLDPDRVVHLGSVSKSLSPALRLGWMALPDHLVDEVLAAKGEREMWSSALDQLTLAEFVASGGYDRHLRRMRQVYRRRRDQLVATLAERAPHIRVSGIAAGLHAVLELPPGTEESSLRAASRLGLAVDGLANYRHPDSALPPRDGLVIGYGTPPEHVFTAALDTLCLALPDA, encoded by the coding sequence ATGGCGGATCGTCGGGGCAATTCCGAGGGCGGCGGGGCCGACCTCCACGTGGAGCTGAGCGGACCTGGCGGTCCGCGGGAGCAGCTGATGCGCGCGCTGCGCGAGGCGATCGTCTCCGGCCGGCTGGCCGCCGGCACCCGGCTTCCGCCGTACCGCGGCCTGGCCCGGGACCTGGGCGTGGCCCTCAACACGGTCGGCGCGGCCTACGCCGAACTGGTCGCCGAGGGCTGGCTGACCGCCCGCCAGGGCTCCGGCACCCGGGTCGCCCGGCGCACCGACCCGCTGCCCTCCGGGACCGGCCCGCGGCGCTCCGCCCCGCCGGCCCGCCGGCCCGTGTACGACCTGATGCCCAGTTCGCCGGACGCCGCCGCGTTCCCCCGGGCCGCCTGGCTCGCCGCCGGCCGCCGTGCGTTGACCGCGGCCCCCAACGCGGCCTTCGGCGTGGGGGATCCGCGCGGCCGGGTCGAGCTGCGCGAGTGCCTCACCGGGTACCTGGCCCGGGCCCGCGGGGTGCGCACCGCCCCGCACCGGATCGTTGTCTGCGCCGGGTTCGCCCACGCCCTGCGGCTGCTCGCCGCCGTACTGCCGGGGCCCGTCGCCGTCGAGTCGTACGGCCTGGGGTTCCACCGGTCGCTGCTGACCGGCGCCGGGCTGGCCACCCCGCCGCTGCCGGTGGACGCCGACGGCGCGGTGGTGGCCGAGCTGCCCGGCACCGGGGCCTCGGCGGTGCTGCTCACGCCCGCCCACCAGTACCCGACCGGCGGGCCGCTGCACCCCGGGCGGCGCGCCGCCGTCGTCGACTGGGCCCGGTCCACCGGCGGGCTGGTGCTGGAGGACGACTACGACGGCGAGTTCCGGTACGACCGCCAGCCGGTCGGCTCCTTGCAGAGCCTGGACCCGGACCGGGTGGTGCACCTCGGCTCGGTCAGCAAGAGCCTCTCCCCCGCGCTGCGGCTCGGCTGGATGGCGCTGCCGGACCACCTGGTCGACGAGGTGCTCGCCGCCAAGGGCGAGCGCGAGATGTGGAGCAGCGCCCTCGACCAGCTCACCCTCGCCGAGTTCGTCGCCTCCGGCGGGTACGACCGGCACCTGCGGCGGATGCGGCAGGTGTACCGGCGGCGGCGCGACCAGTTGGTGGCCACCCTCGCCGAACGGGCGCCGCACATCCGGGTCAGCGGGATCGCCGCCGGGCTGCACGCGGTGCTCGAACTGCCGCCCGGCACCGAGGAGTCGTCACTGCGGGCGGCCAGCCGCCTGGGGCTCGCCGTGGACGGCCTGGCGAACTACCGGCACCCGGACAGCGCGCTGCCCCCGCGGGACGGCCTGGTCATCGGGTACGGGACGCCGCCGGAGCACGTCTTCACCGCGGCCCTGGACACGCTCTGCCTGGCCCTGCCGGACGCGTGA
- a CDS encoding sugar kinase has protein sequence MEGQHAGAPWAVCLGESMAVLLPERPGPVETVGGFRLGFGGAESNTARALAALGVPSAWVSRVGADGFGRRLTAELAAGGVDVSGVRVDPDRPTGLYLKEVGGSGLPGDAGAGRSRLHYYRGGSAAAALSPALLDEPAAARLLAGARLLHLTGITPALSDGCLALVRALLAERRPGRLVSFDLNWRPALWRGRDPAVLPELLDAADLLLLGADEAEEALGTGDPAALRAMFPSPATVVVKEADRRATALDRDGAAVHESALAVRVVEATGAGDAFAAGYLAGTLRGLDPRRRLRLGHLAAAAALTSPGDHGTLPEAPALAALLDAPAEDWARTTVTADGVVSPVPRPPVPAPSPVPLSAPGAP, from the coding sequence ATGGAGGGTCAGCACGCGGGTGCGCCCTGGGCGGTGTGCCTCGGCGAGTCGATGGCCGTGCTGCTGCCGGAGCGGCCCGGGCCGGTGGAGACGGTGGGCGGGTTCCGGTTGGGCTTCGGCGGCGCCGAGTCCAACACGGCCCGTGCCCTGGCCGCGCTCGGCGTCCCCAGCGCCTGGGTGAGCCGGGTCGGCGCGGACGGCTTCGGCCGGCGGCTGACCGCCGAGCTGGCCGCCGGCGGGGTGGACGTCTCCGGGGTGCGGGTTGACCCGGACCGGCCCACCGGGCTGTACCTCAAGGAGGTCGGCGGCTCCGGGCTGCCCGGCGACGCCGGGGCGGGCCGCAGCCGGCTGCACTACTACCGCGGCGGTTCGGCGGCCGCCGCGCTCTCGCCCGCGCTGCTCGACGAGCCCGCCGCGGCCCGGCTGCTGGCCGGCGCCCGGCTGCTCCACCTCACCGGGATCACCCCGGCGCTCTCGGACGGCTGCCTGGCCCTGGTCCGCGCCCTGCTGGCGGAGCGCCGGCCCGGCCGGCTGGTCAGCTTCGACCTCAACTGGCGGCCGGCCCTGTGGCGCGGCCGGGACCCGGCCGTCCTGCCGGAGCTGCTGGACGCCGCCGACCTGCTGCTGCTCGGCGCGGACGAGGCCGAGGAGGCGCTCGGCACCGGCGACCCGGCCGCGCTGCGGGCGATGTTCCCCTCCCCCGCCACCGTGGTGGTCAAGGAGGCCGACCGGCGGGCCACCGCGCTCGACCGGGACGGCGCCGCCGTCCACGAGAGCGCCCTCGCCGTGCGGGTGGTGGAGGCCACCGGTGCCGGTGACGCCTTCGCCGCCGGCTACCTGGCCGGCACGCTGCGCGGCCTGGACCCGCGCCGCCGGCTGCGGCTCGGCCACCTGGCCGCCGCGGCCGCGCTCACCTCTCCGGGCGACCACGGCACGCTGCCCGAAGCCCCGGCCCTGGCCGCCCTGCTGGACGCCCCGGCCGAGGACTGGGCCCGGACCACCGTCACCGCGGACGGCGTGGTCTCCCCGGTCCCCCGTCCGCCGGTACCGGCCCCTTCGCCCGTTCCGCTCAGCGCCCCCGGAGCACCATGA
- a CDS encoding cobalt-precorrin-5B (C(1))-methyltransferase: MAEAGGRAGQLKSSGLRHGWTTGACATAATGAAYTALLTGAFPDPVEITLPKGQRPSFALAAEELADGWAMAGVVKDAGDDPDVTHGALIRSTVRPGAPGEGVVFRAGPGVGTVTKAGLPLPVGEPAINPVPRQMIRDTVAEVAARHGGTGDVVVEISVDHGEEIARSTWNPRLGILGGLSILGTTGIVVPYSCSAWIDSIRRGVDVARAAGRTHVAGCTGSTSEKVAVAVHGLPEDALLDMGDFAGAVLKYLKRHPVPRLTIAGGFAKLSKLAAGHLDLHSARSQVDKGYLAELARRGGAGPELAAAVAAANTGLEAVQLCAAAGVPLGDLVAEEARATALGVLTGSPVAVDVICIDRAGTIVGRADPAGG; the protein is encoded by the coding sequence GTGGCTGAGGCCGGCGGTCGGGCGGGGCAGCTGAAGAGTAGCGGCCTGCGCCACGGCTGGACGACGGGCGCCTGCGCCACCGCGGCCACCGGCGCCGCGTACACCGCGCTGCTCACCGGCGCGTTCCCGGACCCGGTGGAGATCACCCTGCCGAAGGGCCAGCGGCCCTCCTTCGCGCTGGCGGCGGAGGAGCTGGCGGACGGCTGGGCGATGGCGGGCGTGGTGAAGGACGCCGGGGACGACCCGGACGTCACCCACGGCGCGCTGATCCGCTCCACCGTGCGGCCCGGTGCGCCGGGTGAGGGCGTGGTGTTCCGGGCCGGGCCGGGGGTGGGTACGGTCACCAAGGCCGGGCTGCCGCTGCCGGTCGGCGAGCCGGCGATCAACCCGGTGCCCCGGCAGATGATCCGCGACACGGTGGCCGAGGTGGCGGCCCGGCACGGCGGCACCGGGGACGTGGTGGTGGAGATCTCGGTGGACCACGGCGAGGAGATCGCCCGCTCCACCTGGAACCCGCGCCTGGGCATCCTCGGCGGCCTGTCCATCCTCGGCACCACCGGCATCGTGGTGCCGTACTCCTGCTCGGCGTGGATCGACTCGATCCGGCGCGGCGTGGACGTGGCCCGGGCGGCGGGCCGTACCCATGTCGCCGGGTGCACCGGCTCCACCTCGGAGAAGGTGGCGGTCGCCGTCCACGGACTGCCCGAGGACGCGCTGCTGGACATGGGCGACTTCGCGGGCGCCGTCCTCAAGTACCTCAAGCGCCACCCGGTGCCCAGGCTGACCATCGCCGGCGGCTTCGCCAAGCTCTCCAAGCTGGCGGCCGGCCACCTCGACCTGCACTCGGCCCGCTCCCAGGTGGACAAGGGGTACCTGGCGGAGCTGGCCCGGCGGGGCGGGGCCGGTCCGGAGCTGGCCGCGGCGGTGGCGGCGGCCAACACCGGGCTGGAGGCGGTGCAGCTGTGCGCGGCGGCCGGGGTACCGCTGGGCGACCTGGTGGCCGAGGAGGCCCGGGCCACCGCGCTGGGCGTGCTGACCGGCTCGCCGGTGGCCGTGGACGTGATCTGCATCGACCGGGCCGGCACGATCGTCGGCCGCGCCGACCCGGCCGGAGGCTGA
- a CDS encoding M1 family metallopeptidase, giving the protein MRRRARLTAAVSAACAAVLIAAVPSAATGGATGLRNGIRSGVGAYEPDPYFPLAGNPGYDVQHYDLDLDFTPATHALVAQATITARAEDDLPRFTLDYSGPAIERIQVDGRPAAFRQDGQELTVVPHDPLARGREFTVRVDYRGTPGPLDDPALGVYGWINTDDGAVALNEPDGARTWYPVNDDIRDKATYTFRITVPEGVTALANGERQSERRAAGRTTATWAMNRPMSSYLAMVAIGKFRVDRGTVGGIPDITAVDPAGDGNLAALQTGTAAAVAFGERHFGRYPFGSVGGIVDRIGVDYALETQSRPVYDGRPDELTMVHEIAHQWYGDSVTPTTWRDIWLNEGFATYAEWLWQEEHGGPTAAETFDRLYATPAGDPFWELRTADPGRDDIFDYEAVYLRGAMFLQELRRTLGDPAFFELLHTWAERHRYGSVATCDLRQDAERIAGRDLGPLFHTWLYTETKPALTALAPH; this is encoded by the coding sequence ATGAGACGCAGAGCACGCCTGACCGCGGCCGTGAGCGCCGCCTGCGCGGCCGTCCTGATCGCCGCCGTCCCCTCGGCCGCCACGGGGGGCGCCACCGGACTCCGGAACGGGATCCGGAGCGGGGTCGGGGCCTACGAGCCCGACCCGTACTTCCCGCTCGCCGGGAACCCCGGGTACGACGTCCAGCACTACGACCTGGACCTGGACTTCACCCCGGCCACCCACGCGCTGGTGGCGCAGGCGACCATCACCGCCCGGGCCGAGGACGACCTGCCGCGGTTCACCCTGGACTACTCCGGACCCGCGATCGAGCGGATCCAGGTCGACGGCCGGCCCGCCGCCTTCCGGCAGGACGGCCAGGAGTTGACCGTCGTCCCGCACGACCCCCTGGCCCGCGGACGGGAGTTCACCGTCCGGGTCGACTACCGCGGCACGCCCGGGCCGCTCGACGACCCGGCGCTCGGCGTCTACGGCTGGATCAACACCGACGACGGCGCGGTGGCCCTCAACGAACCCGACGGCGCCCGCACCTGGTACCCCGTCAACGACGACATCCGCGACAAGGCCACCTACACCTTCCGGATCACCGTCCCCGAGGGCGTCACCGCCCTCGCCAACGGCGAACGACAGAGCGAGCGCCGCGCCGCCGGCCGGACCACCGCCACCTGGGCGATGAACCGGCCGATGTCCAGCTACCTGGCCATGGTGGCGATCGGGAAGTTCCGGGTCGACCGCGGCACGGTGGGCGGGATCCCCGACATCACCGCCGTCGACCCGGCCGGCGACGGCAACCTGGCCGCCCTGCAGACCGGCACCGCCGCCGCGGTCGCCTTCGGCGAACGGCACTTCGGCCGCTACCCGTTCGGCTCCGTCGGCGGCATCGTCGACCGGATCGGCGTCGACTACGCCCTGGAGACCCAGAGCCGCCCGGTCTACGACGGCCGGCCCGACGAGCTGACCATGGTCCACGAGATCGCCCACCAGTGGTACGGCGACAGCGTCACGCCCACCACCTGGCGCGACATCTGGCTGAACGAGGGCTTCGCCACCTACGCCGAGTGGCTCTGGCAGGAGGAGCACGGCGGCCCGACCGCCGCCGAAACCTTCGACCGGCTCTACGCCACCCCCGCCGGGGACCCCTTCTGGGAGCTCAGGACGGCGGACCCGGGGCGGGACGACATCTTCGACTACGAGGCCGTGTACCTGCGCGGCGCCATGTTCCTCCAGGAGCTGCGGCGCACCCTCGGGGACCCCGCCTTCTTCGAACTCCTGCACACCTGGGCGGAACGGCACCGCTACGGCAGCGTCGCCACCTGCGACCTCCGGCAGGACGCCGAACGCATTGCCGGCCGCGACCTCGGCCCGCTCTTCCACACCTGGCTCTACACCGAGACCAAGCCCGCCCTCACCGCCCTCGCCCCTCACTGA
- a CDS encoding cobalt-precorrin-6A reductase, with protein sequence MHVLILGGTTEGRRLAAELAGDPALRVTSSLAGRVAEPRLPAGEVRIGGFGGPAGLAAWLRAQHVDALIDATHPFAGTISRNAAEAAAEVHVPLLGLRRPSWVPVDGDDWHPVDSLDAAAAALPALGERVFLTTGRQGLAAFAHLDLWFLARSVDAPEPPLPARTEVLLDRGPFDLDGERAVLREHRIDVLVTKDSGGAATAPKLEAARELGLPVVVVRRPQPPAGVPTAPDVAAAVAWLDARRG encoded by the coding sequence ATGCACGTCCTGATCCTCGGCGGCACCACCGAGGGCCGCCGGCTGGCCGCGGAGCTGGCCGGGGACCCGGCGCTGCGGGTCACCAGCTCGCTGGCGGGCCGGGTCGCGGAGCCGCGGCTGCCCGCCGGGGAGGTCCGGATCGGCGGCTTCGGCGGCCCGGCGGGCCTGGCCGCCTGGCTGCGCGCGCAGCACGTGGACGCGCTCATCGACGCCACCCATCCCTTCGCCGGCACCATCTCTCGCAACGCGGCCGAGGCGGCCGCCGAGGTCCATGTTCCCCTGCTCGGCCTGCGTCGTCCCAGCTGGGTGCCGGTTGACGGGGACGACTGGCACCCCGTGGACTCGCTCGACGCCGCCGCCGCGGCCCTGCCCGCCCTCGGCGAGCGGGTGTTCCTGACCACCGGGCGGCAGGGCCTGGCCGCCTTCGCCCACCTCGACCTGTGGTTCCTGGCCCGCTCGGTGGACGCCCCCGAGCCGCCGCTGCCGGCCAGGACCGAGGTGCTGCTCGACCGCGGCCCGTTCGACCTGGACGGCGAGCGGGCGGTGCTGCGCGAGCACCGGATCGACGTCCTGGTCACCAAGGACAGCGGCGGCGCGGCCACCGCGCCCAAACTGGAGGCCGCCCGCGAGCTCGGCCTGCCGGTGGTGGTCGTCCGGCGTCCCCAGCCGCCCGCCGGGGTGCCGACCGCGCCGGACGTCGCGGCGGCGGTGGCCTGGCTGGACGCACGGCGGGGCTGA